In the genome of Natronomonas salina, the window ATAGCCGAACGCCAGCAAGACGAAGACGGCCAGGATGACCTTCCGGGACGCGTTCTGGGAGATGTAGTAGAGGCCGACGGCGCCGATGATGGCCATCGGGGCGTACATGAAGGCGTTCCAGCGGCCGGGCAGCAGCGTCCGGATGCCGAACAGGGTGAGGCCGAAGACGATGACGAACATCACGCCCGCGGTGAGGATGTAGGTCATCGCGATGTCGGTCGGTTCGTCCTTCCGGAGCATCACCAGCCCGCCGAGGACGGTGATCAGCAGCAGCAGCGCGAAGCCGAACTCCTCGATGTAGGGGATGAGCTCCGCGATGAGCCCGGTCGTCTGGCCGGCCCGACCGGCCTCCGGTGTGCCCCCGGAGCCCCCGGCGAGGTTGAGGAAGCCGGCCGACTCGGTCAGCGTCATCCACAGGAAGTCGAGCATCCGCCACAGGAAGATGCTCCCGCCGGACCACGGCGTGACGGCCCACGTGACGAGCGTGACGACCACGCTGATACCGAAGGTACCCACGAGCGCGGGGGTGCTGTTCGCGGTGGCGTCGGCGGGCCGGTTGCCCGTCACGCTCAGGGACGCGGAGACGAACGCCGCGATGCCCAGCAACACGAGGACGATGGCCGTCGAGACCTGGTGGGTGAAGATCGTCGCCAGGCTGAACAGCAGCATGAGGGCGACGATCCGGCGGTCGTCGGTGAAGAACACCTTCGTGACACAGTACAGCGTCCCGAGGAAGAAGACCAGCCCGAGGCCGGTCGGGATGACGTGGATGCCCCAGCGGATGAACTGGTCGGAGAACGCGTAGAGGGCGGTCGCGAGCAGCGCCCACCGCGCGGGAATCAGCAGCTTCGCCGTCCCGTAGACGAGCATCGACGAGAGCGGGATCAGGAGTCCGACCGTCAGGTAGGTTCCGGCCCGCGGGGTCCCGAATACCGTCGCGCCGACGGCGCCGATGGCGTGGTAGAACGGGGCGAGGATGTACTTGGTTCCCTCCATCGAGGCGATGGTGCCGGACTCGGCGATACTCGCGACGAGGTTGGGGATGTGCGTCCAGCCGTCGACGCCGATGTAGCCGGGCGTCATGAACAGCACCGACATCCGGATGACGACGGCCGCGACGAGGATCTGGAACAGCACCTGCCCGGGGGCGATCCGGCCGTCCTCGGCGAGCAGTATCTGTACCAGGATGAGCGCGCCGACGAGGCCGGTCAGGAGGTAGACGACCCCCGTCCGGTGGCCCGCGATCCGAATCCCGGCGACGATCACGGCCAGGCCGAGGAAGACGAACGCTGGGAAGTACCCGATGACCCCGCCGGGTAAGGCCGGGAAGGCCAGCGCCCTCGATCGCCGACGGCGGGTGGCGACGTAGATCGTACACGCGGTCCCCGCGGCCAGGGGGATGACGAGGAGCAGTACCTGGGAGGCGAACAGGCGGAGGCCCAACAGCAGGAGACAGAAGACGATCCCGAGCTTCGCGAGCGTGAGGTCGATGTTGTCCGTACTGAGGAACCGCTGGAGGCGGC includes:
- a CDS encoding ArnT family glycosyltransferase codes for the protein MSTQSRLQRFLSTDNIDLTLAKLGIVFCLLLLGLRLFASQVLLLVIPLAAGTACTIYVATRRRRSRALAFPALPGGVIGYFPAFVFLGLAVIVAGIRIAGHRTGVVYLLTGLVGALILVQILLAEDGRIAPGQVLFQILVAAVVIRMSVLFMTPGYIGVDGWTHIPNLVASIAESGTIASMEGTKYILAPFYHAIGAVGATVFGTPRAGTYLTVGLLIPLSSMLVYGTAKLLIPARWALLATALYAFSDQFIRWGIHVIPTGLGLVFFLGTLYCVTKVFFTDDRRIVALMLLFSLATIFTHQVSTAIVLVLLGIAAFVSASLSVTGNRPADATANSTPALVGTFGISVVVTLVTWAVTPWSGGSIFLWRMLDFLWMTLTESAGFLNLAGGSGGTPEAGRAGQTTGLIAELIPYIEEFGFALLLLITVLGGLVMLRKDEPTDIAMTYILTAGVMFVIVFGLTLFGIRTLLPGRWNAFMYAPMAIIGAVGLYYISQNASRKVILAVFVLLAFGYPTTMVITEKATLDSPAFDDEYPRLSYSEAEIAAVETAAVIHPPGTTEEIRTDHPYQTIYDRYGGFNSEPAVLNEQGPINDAPTVYRDYQRTAPAVVQEEGDPPTNRRTNSFSGPSQICPETRNHVYGNSDVKICTASPVTGGGDA